In Alicyclobacillus vulcanalis, the following are encoded in one genomic region:
- a CDS encoding aminotransferase class I/II-fold pyridoxal phosphate-dependent enzyme: MNQNETPLFDALLRHVARNPRQFHIPGHKKGRGMDSRFRAFVGDNALALDLINIAPLDDLHHPTGAIKQAQELAAEAFGADYTFFSVQGTSTAIMTMVMATVGPGDKILVPRNVHKSVLTAIILADATPVFLHPEVDREFGISHGLSVETVSKALEDHPDARALVVINPTYFGIAADLERIVEVAHSVGVPVLVDEAHGVHIGFHPELPLSAMQAGADMAATSVHKLGGSMTGSSVLNVREGMIDPRHVQVVLSMLTTTSTSYLLLASLDVARKELAIHGRERLDYAIALANRARRSIQAIPGLRCLDERQLVSSATYALDPTKLTISVRDLGLTGYDVERILREEYNIEVELSDLYNILCIISWGDTEEDIEALVEALEAIASHYGQGAAREHQPVTLPSMPELKMTPRSAFYAPTEVVPLQKAVGRTMAEMVMVYPPGIPILLPGEVITQDNIDYIEANLRAGLPVQGPDDPEIRMIKVVRE, translated from the coding sequence GTGAATCAGAACGAGACACCGCTGTTTGATGCACTTTTGCGACACGTGGCGCGCAACCCGCGCCAATTTCACATCCCGGGACACAAGAAGGGCCGCGGCATGGACAGCCGCTTCCGCGCATTCGTGGGCGACAATGCGCTCGCGCTCGATCTGATTAACATCGCGCCCCTGGATGATCTGCACCATCCAACGGGCGCCATTAAACAGGCTCAGGAGTTGGCGGCGGAGGCGTTCGGGGCCGACTACACGTTTTTCTCCGTGCAGGGCACGTCCACGGCCATCATGACCATGGTGATGGCCACCGTGGGCCCCGGCGATAAAATCCTCGTGCCGCGGAATGTGCACAAGTCCGTGTTGACGGCGATCATCCTGGCGGACGCGACGCCCGTGTTTCTCCATCCCGAGGTCGACCGAGAGTTCGGCATTTCGCATGGACTCTCGGTGGAGACCGTGTCAAAGGCTTTGGAAGACCACCCGGACGCCCGGGCGCTCGTGGTCATTAACCCCACGTATTTCGGGATTGCGGCCGACCTGGAGCGCATTGTCGAAGTTGCACACAGCGTCGGCGTGCCTGTCCTCGTCGACGAGGCGCACGGCGTCCACATCGGTTTCCACCCCGAGCTCCCGCTCTCCGCGATGCAGGCGGGGGCCGACATGGCCGCCACAAGCGTGCACAAGCTCGGCGGTTCCATGACGGGATCGAGCGTGCTCAACGTGCGCGAGGGCATGATTGATCCGCGCCACGTGCAGGTGGTCCTGAGCATGCTCACCACCACGTCGACATCGTATCTTCTGCTCGCGTCCCTGGACGTGGCGCGCAAGGAGCTCGCCATTCACGGGCGGGAGCGGCTGGACTACGCCATCGCCCTCGCCAACAGGGCGCGTCGGTCCATCCAAGCCATTCCCGGGCTGCGGTGCCTCGATGAACGCCAGCTCGTCTCGAGTGCCACCTACGCGCTCGATCCGACCAAACTCACCATCTCGGTGCGCGATCTCGGCCTCACGGGGTACGACGTGGAGCGGATTCTGCGCGAGGAGTACAATATTGAGGTCGAACTGAGCGACTTGTACAACATCCTCTGTATCATCTCTTGGGGCGATACAGAAGAAGATATCGAAGCGCTCGTCGAGGCACTCGAGGCCATCGCCAGTCACTACGGCCAGGGTGCGGCTCGGGAGCATCAACCCGTCACATTGCCTTCCATGCCCGAGCTGAAGATGACGCCTCGCTCCGCGTTCTACGCGCCGACGGAGGTCGTGCCGCTCCAGAAGGCCGTGGGCCGGACCATGGCGGAGATGGTCATGGTATATCCCCCGGGCATTCCCATCCTCTTGCCTGGGGAAGTCATCACGCAGGATAATATCGACTATATCGAAGCCAATCTGCGGGCCGGGTTGCCTGTGCAGGGCCCGGACGATCCGGAGATTCGGATGATCAAGGTCGTTCGCGAGTAA
- a CDS encoding YwhD family protein: MQKLGLTGQSKQPHASDDQMKGISAVLMDGDEIFIDNNAIHAKSRVEIGVKFVGSLEEVPHPRRVVGLWVSLKRFEGGMGYNGVHAFEMWIDSEAQLGYKKLADHVNAMDKAVKGKVDLSLLSPDEVQKFATFLQSIRPDLWENASPAFREAFSAV, translated from the coding sequence ATGCAAAAACTGGGTCTCACGGGCCAGTCCAAGCAACCTCACGCGTCGGACGATCAAATGAAGGGTATCTCGGCCGTGCTGATGGACGGCGACGAGATTTTCATCGATAACAACGCGATACACGCCAAAAGTCGAGTGGAGATCGGCGTCAAGTTTGTCGGATCGCTCGAAGAAGTGCCCCATCCCAGGCGGGTCGTTGGGCTGTGGGTGAGCCTCAAACGGTTTGAGGGGGGCATGGGTTACAACGGTGTTCATGCGTTCGAAATGTGGATTGACAGCGAGGCGCAGCTTGGGTACAAGAAACTCGCGGATCACGTGAACGCCATGGACAAAGCCGTGAAGGGCAAAGTGGATCTCAGCCTGCTCAGCCCTGATGAGGTGCAGAAGTTCGCCACGTTCCTGCAAAGCATTCGACCGGATTTGTGGGAAAACGCGTCACCGGCGTTCCGAGAAGCCTTCTCCGCTGTGTGA
- a CDS encoding SpoIID/LytB domain-containing protein, whose product MTRLKRNVGLLVLSGTLASLAPVCAPSRVEAAQTIYNTPPPSVIRVAIRENNASGEPDPRGRIIYVEAVPFKTYCEDVLPNEWFPSWHPESLKAGAMAVKMFAWYHHLHPVTIDGFTFDVDNTTNFQHFQEMSSQPTTNAAFQAIEKLAYTKPNGEIVELNYSAGYENDPNWQYRNAQKMAQWGSEYWARRGQNYLQILQFYYQNRALMRLP is encoded by the coding sequence ATGACGAGATTGAAACGGAACGTTGGCTTGCTTGTTTTGAGCGGTACCTTGGCGTCACTGGCTCCTGTCTGTGCGCCGTCCCGCGTGGAGGCGGCTCAGACGATTTACAACACGCCACCTCCATCCGTCATCCGTGTCGCCATTCGCGAAAACAATGCGAGCGGCGAACCGGATCCCCGCGGTCGAATCATCTACGTCGAGGCCGTTCCATTCAAAACGTATTGTGAGGACGTCTTGCCGAACGAATGGTTTCCGAGCTGGCACCCAGAATCTCTGAAGGCCGGCGCCATGGCGGTGAAGATGTTCGCTTGGTATCACCACCTTCACCCAGTGACCATCGACGGCTTCACGTTCGACGTGGACAACACGACCAATTTCCAGCACTTTCAGGAGATGTCGAGTCAGCCGACGACCAACGCGGCCTTTCAGGCCATTGAGAAGCTCGCGTACACCAAGCCGAACGGCGAGATCGTCGAACTCAATTATTCCGCCGGCTATGAAAATGACCCGAACTGGCAGTACCGAAACGCACAGAAGATGGCCCAATGGGGGTCGGAATACTGGGCGAGGCGCGGCCAGAACTACCTGCAGATTCTGCAGTTCTACTACCAAAACCGGGCACTGATGCGCCTGCCGTAA
- a CDS encoding pyridoxal phosphate-dependent aminotransferase yields the protein MTFRLADRIERLPEQFFSGLTRRVAAFQQAGYDVINLGQGNPDLPTPPHIVEALREAALDPVTHRYPPFRGLPELKEAAAAFYQRTYGVSLDPEREVAILVGGKTGLVEMAELYLEPGDVALVPDPGYPDYLSGIALAGAKPHPLPITAQNGYLPDLESVPESVWKRAKLWYLNYPNNPTGAGTTSEFFDRAIEKARDHGVIVVHDFAYGAIGYDDHRPPSFLQRPGAKEVGIEIYTLSKTFNMAGWRVAFAAGHPEIIEHINLIQDHYYVSIFAAVQRASVAALRGPAEDIEALRQTYQRRRDAFLGALRSAGVEAPPPQGSFFCWIPIPSGHSSVSFAEALLEEEHVAVAPGRGFGEHGEGHVRVGLLAPEGRLIEAAERMARFFAKRS from the coding sequence GTGACATTTCGCTTGGCAGATCGGATCGAGCGCCTGCCGGAGCAGTTTTTCTCCGGGCTGACGAGGCGCGTGGCCGCGTTTCAGCAGGCAGGGTATGACGTCATCAACCTCGGGCAGGGCAATCCAGACTTGCCCACACCCCCGCACATCGTGGAAGCGCTGCGGGAGGCGGCGCTGGATCCTGTGACGCATCGGTATCCGCCGTTTCGCGGTTTGCCTGAACTCAAGGAAGCGGCGGCGGCGTTCTATCAGCGCACGTACGGCGTCTCGCTCGATCCGGAGCGGGAAGTTGCGATTCTCGTAGGCGGTAAGACGGGGCTTGTCGAAATGGCGGAGCTGTACCTCGAGCCAGGCGACGTGGCGCTCGTGCCGGATCCAGGATATCCGGATTATCTCAGCGGAATCGCGCTCGCGGGCGCAAAGCCTCACCCGCTCCCCATCACGGCCCAAAATGGCTACCTGCCCGACCTCGAATCGGTCCCAGAGTCCGTGTGGAAGCGGGCCAAGCTGTGGTATCTCAACTACCCCAATAATCCCACCGGCGCCGGGACCACGTCTGAATTCTTCGATCGCGCCATCGAGAAGGCGCGCGATCACGGCGTGATCGTCGTGCACGATTTCGCGTACGGCGCCATCGGCTACGACGATCACCGCCCGCCCTCATTTTTGCAGCGGCCGGGCGCGAAAGAGGTCGGGATCGAAATTTACACGCTCAGCAAGACGTTCAACATGGCGGGGTGGCGCGTGGCTTTTGCCGCAGGCCATCCGGAGATCATCGAGCATATCAACCTGATTCAGGACCACTACTACGTGTCGATTTTCGCGGCCGTCCAGCGCGCCTCGGTCGCAGCGCTTCGCGGTCCGGCCGAGGACATCGAAGCGCTGCGCCAGACCTACCAACGCCGCCGCGATGCCTTTCTCGGAGCACTGAGGTCGGCGGGGGTAGAGGCGCCGCCGCCGCAAGGCTCGTTCTTCTGCTGGATCCCGATTCCTTCGGGCCACTCGTCCGTGTCCTTTGCGGAGGCGCTCTTGGAGGAGGAGCATGTCGCCGTCGCGCCCGGCCGGGGATTTGGCGAGCACGGGGAAGGGCACGTGCGCGTGGGTCTGCTCGCGCCAGAAGGCCGCCTCATCGAGGCGGCCGAACGGATGGCGCGCTTCTTTGCCAAACGAAGCTAG
- a CDS encoding FtsW/RodA/SpoVE family cell cycle protein has translation MESVRREWKYFDVTVVVVLALLAVYACLAIHAATAGNHSANVPSHVMSKQIAYEVLGFVALFAGAWMDYRWLRKAHWWLWGISCFLLVAVFAFPATMGAHSWISFHSFSFQPSELAKVAIVVWLAKYMSDVEEAEIPDYRLRKQWIFLPIVLVPFALTFKEPALGQALVMIAIFLTMYSVFARRGPYAVLMFFVFAVIALGVMATTVFTKQTLAFVDLLMKHRILKGYQAYRILTWVDPNFSQDKYGYNIHMAQTAIGSGQLFGEGYGRGVLTSGGWVPNQWTDYIFSAIGEEFGFVGSALLVLLFLVLCHRLIRIAQTTSDPFGMYIAVGIVGMFAFQVFENIGADMYMSPSTGITLPFISYGGTSLLVNYFAVGVVLSVGLRRRRARLQTQFETSKGRLA, from the coding sequence GTGGAGTCGGTTCGGCGTGAATGGAAGTATTTCGACGTCACGGTCGTCGTGGTCCTGGCTCTGCTTGCCGTATACGCTTGCCTGGCCATCCATGCGGCCACAGCGGGCAATCACAGCGCCAATGTCCCGTCCCACGTCATGAGCAAGCAAATCGCATACGAAGTGCTGGGATTTGTCGCGCTCTTTGCCGGCGCGTGGATGGATTATCGGTGGCTTCGGAAGGCGCACTGGTGGCTGTGGGGCATTTCCTGCTTTCTGCTCGTCGCCGTCTTTGCCTTTCCGGCGACCATGGGCGCACATTCGTGGATTTCGTTTCACTCGTTCTCCTTTCAGCCGTCCGAGCTCGCCAAGGTCGCGATCGTCGTGTGGCTGGCCAAGTATATGTCCGACGTGGAGGAGGCCGAAATTCCCGACTACCGCCTGCGCAAGCAGTGGATTTTTCTCCCCATCGTCCTGGTTCCGTTTGCGCTCACCTTTAAGGAGCCGGCGCTTGGACAGGCTCTCGTCATGATCGCCATTTTCCTGACGATGTACAGCGTCTTTGCGCGCCGGGGCCCGTACGCGGTCCTGATGTTCTTCGTCTTCGCGGTGATCGCGCTTGGCGTCATGGCGACCACGGTGTTCACGAAGCAGACGCTTGCGTTTGTCGACCTGCTGATGAAGCACCGGATTCTGAAAGGGTATCAGGCGTACCGCATCCTGACCTGGGTGGATCCAAACTTCAGCCAAGACAAGTACGGCTACAATATTCACATGGCCCAGACGGCCATCGGAAGCGGCCAACTGTTCGGCGAAGGGTACGGCAGAGGCGTGCTCACCTCGGGAGGCTGGGTGCCGAACCAGTGGACGGACTACATCTTCTCCGCCATCGGCGAGGAGTTCGGTTTTGTCGGATCGGCCCTTCTGGTCCTTCTCTTTTTGGTTTTGTGTCATCGGCTCATTCGGATCGCGCAAACGACGAGCGATCCGTTTGGCATGTACATCGCCGTCGGCATCGTCGGCATGTTTGCGTTCCAGGTGTTTGAGAACATTGGCGCGGACATGTACATGAGCCCGTCGACGGGGATCACGCTGCCGTTCATCAGTTACGGAGGCACGTCGCTGCTCGTCAACTACTTCGCCGTGGGCGTCGTGTTGAGCGTCGGCCTGAGGCGCAGGCGCGCTCGCCTCCAGACCCAATTTGAGACCAGCAAGGGGCGATTGGCGTGA
- a CDS encoding glycerophosphodiester phosphodiesterase: protein MRTDGARRVRILAHRGASLEAPQNTLPAFHLAVRQGADAIETDVHWTKDREIVICHDHRIDAVSDGRGEIAEMTYEELLRYDFGYWFTADGGRTYPYRGRGVRILTLREALRAFPSIHFNIDLKPKRPHVGLFLRALEEEDALARVTLASFHHRTLAEARARCPRLRTSASPQEVARVLAMVRAGWRPRAGVKPSYQALQVPYRRYGLTVVTRRFVEAAHQMGVEVDVWTVDDPAEMLALVRQGVDGIVTNSPQILQKLLLELEQ from the coding sequence ATGAGGACGGATGGCGCGCGCCGCGTTCGGATTCTGGCGCACCGAGGTGCAAGCCTCGAGGCGCCTCAGAACACGCTTCCTGCGTTTCACCTTGCAGTCCGCCAAGGGGCCGACGCCATCGAGACGGACGTCCACTGGACGAAGGACCGGGAGATCGTCATCTGCCACGATCACCGAATCGACGCGGTCTCCGACGGCCGCGGCGAGATCGCCGAGATGACCTATGAAGAGCTTTTGCGCTACGACTTTGGCTATTGGTTTACGGCCGACGGCGGGCGGACGTATCCGTACCGCGGCCGCGGTGTGCGCATACTTACGCTGCGTGAGGCTCTGCGAGCCTTTCCTAGCATCCACTTCAACATCGACTTGAAACCGAAACGCCCCCACGTCGGTCTATTTCTTCGGGCGCTTGAGGAGGAAGACGCTCTTGCGCGAGTGACTCTAGCCTCGTTTCACCATCGGACGCTTGCGGAGGCTCGTGCGAGGTGTCCGCGGTTGAGAACGAGTGCCTCTCCGCAGGAAGTCGCGCGCGTATTGGCCATGGTGCGCGCCGGATGGAGACCTCGGGCCGGTGTGAAGCCGTCCTATCAAGCTCTGCAGGTCCCCTATCGTCGATACGGGTTGACCGTCGTCACGAGGCGTTTTGTCGAGGCGGCACATCAAATGGGCGTCGAGGTGGACGTATGGACGGTGGACGATCCGGCGGAGATGCTGGCGCTCGTTCGCCAGGGCGTGGACGGCATTGTCACAAATTCGCCGCAGATCTTGCAAAAGCTCCTGCTGGAACTGGAACAATAA
- the ftsW gene encoding putative lipid II flippase FtsW, producing MNVRTERHQPDYVLFIAVLMLTGIGVLTVYSASMVYDIHQGLAPDHFAIRQLAAAILGLAAMGACTFIPYHFWYQHAPKIMIAALGLLLVVMVPGIGHRSLGATRWIGTSSVHVQPSEIALMALVLYLSYLLTRKLPVLRDLRRTFRPAIIMVGVTILLVFIEPDMGTALCIFLTAMVIQFAAGVPGKPLGLTMGTAAVVGFLGARMAEYRSSRLVAFFHPFQHPKSSGYQLIQGLTAIANGGLTGRGFASSISATGYLPEAYTDFIFAVFTEEWGWLGDLGLLAIFAVVIWRGFHIARYARDRFGSLLAIGLTASIIVQALINLGAVTWLLPVTGIPLPFISYGGTDLVMNLAAMGILLSISRETELELPEEDTLADIISVDEIRATRQVASERSRRTQGRAPVARLSSLRTSPFRKAERREREPSSFHQADRHISLSWRASREVAATKRRDDRSRKPGGPFRRDKR from the coding sequence GTGAACGTGCGGACCGAGCGTCATCAACCAGACTACGTGCTTTTCATCGCGGTCCTCATGTTGACGGGCATCGGCGTGCTGACGGTGTACTCCGCGAGCATGGTCTATGACATTCACCAAGGACTCGCTCCTGATCACTTCGCCATCCGGCAGCTTGCGGCCGCCATTCTTGGCCTGGCCGCGATGGGGGCTTGCACGTTTATACCCTATCACTTCTGGTACCAGCATGCGCCGAAGATCATGATTGCGGCGCTTGGCCTGTTGCTGGTGGTCATGGTCCCAGGCATCGGGCACAGGAGCCTCGGGGCTACGCGGTGGATCGGCACCTCGAGCGTCCACGTGCAGCCGTCGGAAATCGCCCTGATGGCCCTCGTGCTCTACTTATCGTACCTTTTGACGAGAAAGCTTCCCGTGCTGCGCGACCTCCGCAGGACCTTCCGTCCGGCCATAATCATGGTGGGCGTGACCATTCTGTTGGTCTTCATCGAGCCCGACATGGGCACAGCGCTTTGCATTTTTCTGACCGCCATGGTGATTCAGTTTGCGGCCGGGGTCCCTGGGAAGCCGCTCGGGCTCACCATGGGCACCGCCGCGGTGGTCGGGTTTTTGGGCGCGCGCATGGCGGAATACCGCTCCAGCCGTCTCGTCGCGTTCTTTCACCCGTTCCAACATCCCAAGTCGTCTGGCTACCAGCTGATTCAAGGCCTCACGGCCATCGCCAACGGAGGCCTCACAGGGCGAGGCTTTGCCTCCAGCATCTCGGCAACCGGTTATCTTCCCGAAGCCTACACCGACTTCATCTTTGCGGTCTTCACGGAAGAATGGGGCTGGCTCGGGGACCTTGGACTTTTGGCGATCTTCGCCGTCGTCATTTGGCGTGGCTTCCATATCGCGAGGTACGCACGCGATCGGTTTGGCTCCTTGTTGGCCATTGGCCTCACCGCATCGATCATCGTGCAGGCGCTGATTAACCTCGGCGCCGTCACATGGCTGTTGCCGGTCACCGGCATCCCATTGCCCTTCATCAGCTATGGCGGGACAGACCTCGTCATGAACCTCGCGGCCATGGGCATCTTGCTCAGCATCTCGCGTGAGACGGAGCTCGAACTTCCCGAGGAGGACACGCTCGCCGACATCATCTCGGTCGACGAGATACGCGCGACTCGTCAGGTTGCCTCCGAACGCTCTCGGCGGACACAGGGGCGAGCGCCGGTGGCGCGCCTGTCCTCTCTGCGGACGAGCCCTTTTCGCAAAGCGGAACGCCGCGAGCGCGAGCCATCTTCGTTCCATCAGGCCGATCGGCACATCTCGCTCTCGTGGCGGGCGAGCCGCGAGGTGGCAGCCACCAAACGGCGCGACGATCGATCGCGAAAACCGGGCGGGCCATTCCGCCGAGACAAGCGCTAG
- a CDS encoding MBL fold metallo-hydrolase, with the protein MEGQHASYPEPVEIGQDIWMIDLMELGMRYRTCAYLVRSDEPLLIETGSARSHAALVAGLRALGLEPRDIAYVAVTHIHLDHAGGAGQFMKLAPQAKLLVHPRGARHMIDPSRLYQGAREVYGDRLDQLFGPLEPVPAEQVQAMPHESELTIGKRRLLFLDAPGHASHHFAIADPVSNGIFTGDSAGLRFVKGFTGFPYEFVMPSTSPVDFDPEAVHRTCAMFADLPMKTVYQAHFGPSPKDEALRETVYYADRFRELIERTFDEHPSPEALEAAQAEIVRERLRELGLDPAAFRPQAIHLDLMLNALGLLAYEARKRRKMGSA; encoded by the coding sequence ATGGAAGGCCAGCACGCATCGTATCCAGAGCCCGTGGAAATCGGGCAAGACATCTGGATGATCGACCTCATGGAGCTCGGCATGCGCTACCGCACGTGCGCCTACCTCGTGCGAAGCGACGAGCCGCTCCTCATTGAAACCGGTTCCGCCCGCTCCCACGCCGCACTCGTGGCAGGGCTTCGGGCGCTCGGCCTCGAGCCACGCGACATCGCCTACGTGGCTGTGACGCACATTCACCTCGATCACGCCGGAGGCGCGGGCCAGTTCATGAAACTCGCTCCGCAGGCCAAGTTGCTTGTCCATCCCCGCGGCGCACGGCACATGATCGATCCGTCCCGACTGTACCAGGGCGCCCGCGAGGTCTATGGAGATCGGCTGGACCAACTGTTTGGCCCGCTCGAACCGGTGCCTGCCGAACAGGTCCAGGCGATGCCCCACGAAAGTGAACTGACCATTGGCAAACGTCGACTGTTGTTTCTGGACGCGCCAGGACACGCGAGCCATCACTTTGCCATCGCCGATCCCGTCTCCAACGGCATCTTTACCGGAGACAGCGCCGGGCTTCGCTTCGTCAAAGGCTTCACAGGCTTCCCGTACGAATTTGTCATGCCTTCCACCTCGCCGGTGGACTTTGACCCGGAGGCGGTTCACCGGACGTGCGCAATGTTTGCAGACTTGCCGATGAAAACCGTTTATCAAGCGCACTTTGGGCCCTCGCCCAAGGACGAAGCTCTGCGGGAGACCGTGTACTACGCCGACCGATTTCGAGAGCTCATTGAGCGAACGTTCGACGAGCACCCGTCGCCAGAAGCGCTCGAAGCGGCGCAGGCCGAGATCGTTCGAGAGCGCTTGCGCGAGCTCGGCCTGGATCCTGCGGCCTTCCGGCCCCAGGCCATTCACCTGGACCTCATGCTCAACGCCCTGGGTCTTTTGGCGTACGAAGCGCGGAAGCGCCGCAAAATGGGAAGCGCTTGA
- the thpR gene encoding RNA 2',3'-cyclic phosphodiesterase, whose protein sequence is MKRRLFYGLELPAAWKDALAARCELIRQEGQVVARNWSRKDLYHLTVLFLGAVDESRWEDVCQAGERAASAQAPFRLTTGPFGAFARSRVFWLGLDDLASQMEELAGLHERVAAEVRAALPDVTIEERPYRPHITLARELRQGVRAAWPDVAMDPPLSHEFTELCLFESTRVGEQLWYPVLKRFPFCGASALRTPKDPGR, encoded by the coding sequence ATGAAGCGGCGTTTGTTTTACGGGCTTGAGCTGCCGGCAGCATGGAAGGATGCCCTCGCGGCGCGCTGCGAGCTTATCCGGCAGGAGGGACAGGTCGTCGCGCGCAATTGGTCGCGCAAGGACCTGTACCACCTGACCGTCTTGTTTCTCGGCGCCGTGGACGAGAGCCGGTGGGAGGACGTGTGCCAAGCGGGGGAGCGGGCTGCTTCCGCGCAGGCGCCGTTTCGCCTCACCACCGGACCGTTCGGGGCGTTTGCGCGATCCCGCGTATTCTGGCTCGGGCTCGATGACCTCGCGTCTCAAATGGAGGAACTCGCGGGGCTACACGAGCGCGTCGCGGCCGAGGTCCGCGCGGCCTTGCCGGACGTGACGATTGAGGAACGCCCGTATCGCCCGCACATCACGCTCGCTCGCGAACTTCGGCAGGGTGTCCGCGCCGCGTGGCCGGACGTCGCCATGGATCCTCCGTTGAGCCACGAGTTCACGGAACTCTGCCTGTTTGAATCCACGCGCGTCGGAGAGCAGCTCTGGTACCCGGTCCTCAAGCGCTTCCCATTTTGCGGCGCTTCCGCGCTTCGTACGCCAAAAGACCCAGGGCGTTGA
- a CDS encoding arsenate reductase family protein has product MYHLYGYRRCSTCRKAQAFLEGLGAQVTFHDVVEQPPDVSTLRAWLASIGGDIQVLVNTRGEVYRKRGLKDVSWPVDTWLEEMHRDGKLIRRPVLVTPSGDVIVGFDETLYRRAVREERVP; this is encoded by the coding sequence TTGTACCATCTGTACGGTTACCGGCGATGCTCGACGTGTCGAAAGGCCCAGGCCTTTCTCGAGGGACTGGGCGCTCAGGTGACATTCCACGACGTGGTTGAACAGCCTCCCGACGTTTCCACGCTCCGGGCGTGGCTTGCTTCGATTGGAGGCGACATCCAGGTCCTCGTCAACACGCGGGGTGAGGTGTATCGCAAGCGAGGCCTGAAGGACGTGTCGTGGCCGGTCGACACGTGGCTCGAGGAGATGCACCGGGATGGGAAGCTGATCAGGCGCCCTGTGCTGGTGACACCGAGTGGGGACGTGATCGTCGGCTTTGATGAGACGTTGTACCGTCGCGCAGTCCGCGAGGAGCGGGTGCCATGA
- a CDS encoding Mur ligase family protein: MLGILVGKLILWLLTLRGRDATSLPGKVALAISPGLIRRFGRRVKRVIAVTGTNGKTTTTSMLASMIAANEAVITNHKGANLPQGIATAFLKSCSWTGRLKANLAVLEIDEATLPKIAADLPIGVIVVTNVFRDQLDRYGELDGTLAKLLEGIRKTQATIVLNADDPLCRYLGLRSSRQDIYFGMARDTARSPRREQMRDGQFCLMCGHPLKYDAFWYGQLGLYRCEHCDFVRPHPAFQGRLEGGFLRFSEAGLPDLLLDLPVSGLYNAYNVLAATAAARTLGLSSAAIHAGLRMYRPPEGRMQRFDLEAPVTLHLIKNPTGCDSVLDTVVSDPRDKVMVIGINDLAADGRDVSWLWDADFELVAEDARIQTIVATGYRAHDMALRLKYAGVPEAKLRIEPDLAAALQEGVRAGASTGAVVHTLVTYTLLSPAARLLAERRDRLEPQGALYRPSVS, translated from the coding sequence ATGCTCGGCATTTTGGTTGGCAAGTTGATTCTTTGGCTGCTGACGCTGCGCGGCAGAGACGCCACCAGCTTGCCGGGTAAAGTGGCGCTAGCCATCAGCCCAGGCCTCATTCGCCGGTTTGGGCGCCGGGTGAAGCGGGTCATTGCCGTGACCGGCACCAATGGAAAGACGACGACCACCTCCATGCTGGCGAGCATGATCGCCGCAAATGAGGCGGTCATCACGAACCACAAGGGAGCCAACCTTCCTCAGGGCATTGCCACTGCGTTTCTCAAGTCGTGTTCGTGGACAGGCAGGCTCAAGGCCAACCTTGCCGTGCTCGAGATCGACGAGGCGACCCTGCCCAAGATTGCCGCGGATTTGCCCATAGGCGTGATCGTCGTGACAAACGTGTTTCGGGATCAACTGGACCGCTACGGTGAGCTCGACGGCACGCTTGCGAAGTTGCTCGAAGGCATCCGCAAGACCCAGGCGACGATCGTGCTGAACGCGGACGACCCGCTCTGTCGTTATCTTGGTCTGCGCTCATCTCGCCAGGACATCTACTTCGGCATGGCGCGTGACACGGCGAGGTCACCTCGCCGGGAGCAAATGCGAGACGGCCAGTTCTGCCTCATGTGTGGTCATCCGCTGAAGTACGACGCGTTTTGGTATGGCCAGCTCGGCCTATACCGCTGTGAGCACTGTGACTTCGTGCGACCGCACCCGGCGTTTCAGGGGCGGCTCGAGGGTGGGTTTCTTCGGTTTTCCGAGGCAGGCCTGCCGGACCTCCTCCTCGACCTGCCTGTCTCGGGCCTGTACAACGCCTACAACGTGCTCGCGGCCACCGCGGCCGCTCGCACACTCGGCCTCTCGAGCGCCGCGATCCACGCCGGCCTCCGGATGTATCGCCCGCCGGAAGGGCGCATGCAGCGTTTCGACCTGGAGGCGCCCGTGACGCTTCACCTCATCAAAAACCCGACAGGCTGCGACAGCGTGTTGGATACCGTGGTGTCCGACCCGCGCGACAAGGTGATGGTCATTGGCATCAATGATCTCGCGGCCGATGGCCGAGATGTCTCCTGGTTGTGGGACGCCGACTTTGAGCTTGTGGCGGAGGATGCGCGCATTCAGACCATCGTCGCGACGGGTTACCGTGCGCACGACATGGCGCTCAGGCTCAAGTACGCGGGCGTGCCGGAAGCCAAGCTTCGCATCGAGCCGGATCTCGCTGCGGCGTTGCAGGAAGGTGTCCGCGCGGGCGCTTCCACGGGCGCTGTGGTCCATACCCTCGTCACCTACACGCTGCTCAGCCCAGCCGCGCGCTTGCTCGCAGAAAGAAGGGATCGACTTGAGCCGCAAGGCGCTCTGTATCGCCCATCTGTTTCCTGA